The following DNA comes from Candidatus Nitrosotalea okcheonensis.
CGTACTATTTGGTCTTTTGGCTCTAGTTGCTATCTTAGGTGTAGCACCAGCATTTGGACAAACAGCAAATGAAATTGATATGGTAAAGGGCGCAGGCGCTTCCGCATCAGCGGCTTGTGTCACTGCAAATAATTGCTTTTCTCCAAATCCTCTGAATGTTACACCGGGAACAACAGTAACTTGGAAAAATACTGATACTGTAAGTCATTATGTGACAAGCGGTAAACCGTCCGATGAAACAACTGGAACTGTGTTTGATAGCGGTAATTTGATCAAACCAGGCAGTACATTCCAATTTACTTTTGCAAATGCAGGCACATATGATTACTTTTGCACTGTTCATCCATGGATGACAGGTCAGGTAATTGTAGGAGCAGCTAGTACCACACCAAGTACTACAACGTCGAATATGACAACAACTATGTCTAACATGACAACAACACCAGCTGCAAACACTACAACTACAACAACACCAGCTGCAACAACACCAACTACAACAACACCAGCTGCAAACACTACAACTACAACAACACCATCTGCAACAACACCAGCTGCAAACACTACAACTACAACAACACCATCTGCAACAACAACACCATCTGCAACAACACCAGAAACACCACAATATTCTGCCAGCCCGACTACTGTCAGCCCATCACCTGGACCAACTGGTGATGAAGTAGCTGCATGGGTTGCTGGAATTGTAATATTTGGAATTGTAAGTGGTATAGGAATCTGGACTGCAGTACGACGTAGATAAGATCTGGGTCTAATAACTCGATCATTCCTTTTCATTTTTATTTTGACTCTAAAGCAATACTTGTTACCGTCTCAAGGGTATCTTGGTGTAAGGTATGAACAGAACCTGGAAATAAAATAATTGAACTAACAGAACAACTCTCCAAATATGTTCAAAAAAATTCATTATACATGGTAGATCCAAAATTCCTGGGAATGAAATAAAAAAGATGTAATATAGGCTTAGGACTGTCATGCAGTAACTATTGCCTGATCCTTTGTAACCCTGATAGTTGCATCAGAGTTATCTTTTGTCACATCCGTCTGCTCGTATGCCTTGTCTTTTGTTACTTGGTCTTGACCTAATGCATTGTATGCCGATATGGTTGCATCCTCTACTGCCTTGGCTTGCATGATGGATACTTCAAAACCGCCATTTGTATTCTCCTGATCATTTCTTGCGGATAAAATGGAATTGTCTTGTGCAATTGATGCGGTTTCCACTGTTTGATCTCGGGCTGCATTTTTACCACCCTTGATATTGTCATATACAACTAGGGCATCTCCAGATGCCTTGTCTTTTACGGCTTGGGCAGAACCAATCGCTTGTATCTTTGTTACTTCTGCCTGAATCTCTGCATTTTTCTCTGTCACATCGGCCTGACCAATTGCGATATCTAATGTAATCTTTGCATTGCCTATGATACTGTCTCTTATAGCAGATGCCTGTGCTATTGCAGACTTGTCTCCGTTTGCAGCATCTTCTGCTATTTCATATGTCTGTCTTGATGCATTTACTACACGAAAAGTCTGCCTTGCATCACTGTCTGCTTTTTGTTTTATCTGTTCTGCATTTTGCATTGTCTGACTGTAGCTTTGTGTGGCATTTCTCACGGTATTCCAAGTCCTGATTTGCCTGATGAAGAGCTGTTTGATAATCACTCCATGACTGGTCTTTGTCATTGCTGCTATTTCCAGTCTGATAATTTGTATTTGTAGAATTTTTATTACTACTGTCTGCTGCTGCAAAGTTTACAATTGATTGTTCGGAAAGACTAAACAACAAGAGCAATATTGTAGATCCGGAAAGTGTTGTTAGAGTTTTTGATGTGTTTGTTTTTTGTCTGTAAAAATTTTCATTGCATTGTAATGATAATTCTATTGTTAAACAATCGCGGAACTATGTAACTTAACAACGACAAGTGACAATGCTGAGAAAACTTTAAACCAATTTCAGAAGCTTGCAAATAAAATGTATCAAAAATAAATCCATGTTGTCATTTCAATCCATATGGAAAATCATGGTACTTTCACATGTTATTCTTGATCATGTTTGTACTACAATATTCTCTGAGATGGCTATTCATTGAGAAGTCTTAGAACAAATATCGTAATAATACACGGAACTCTTAAATCTATTATATTGCTCCAAAATAAGGTTAACCAGTTTGAATCTAAAATTAATCTTGGCATTTATTCTTACTTTTTTTGGAGCATCACTCTTTGGAATTGCATTTGCCCAGTCTCCAAATTCTGTCCAATATGGACCTCCTGCAAACACTGGTGATTATTTAGAAATTATTTCCAATACTGAGAGAAATAAACAAATCGTCCAATTGCCGGTGGACCAACTCTTGTTTAATGTTATTCCACATTATGATCAAAAATCAAATCTCATATCGCTTTCTATACAATTAAAGCCGAATTTGACTGACGTGTATCAGAAAATTGGACTCTTTAACAAGCCAAAAGACATTGTTTTTGTTTATCCTATCTTTACACAGGCTGCATATGGTGCAAATGGATTTTATGATTATTATAACAAAAAATGTGATACAACTTGTCTTACTGTAAGTATGCCGACCAAGATTAACGGCGTACAAGCATCCAGCATAGCAGGGGCATGGGCACTGAAATTACTCCAGTTTCCTTTTGTTACTGATGAGGATATTGACAAAAATCCTGACATTCTAAAGCAATACAAGAGAGTAATAGTTTTACATAGTGAATATGTTACCAAAAAAGAATTTGATGCAATAACAAGTCATCCTGATGTGATTTTCCTGTATCCAAATGCATTGTATGCTGAAGTAAAAACAGATTATGATAACAATACTATAACCTTGATACGTGGACATGGATATCCAGATCCAAACATCACGAATGGTTTTGATTGGAAGGGCGATAATTCAAAATATGAATATGATGTACAATGTGATAAATGGAATTTTTATCATAAAAATAATGCAACAATGCTTAACTGCTATCCTGAATACAAGATGCTTTATAGTGCAGAATTACTGAAATCACTCCAACGATCAGAGCCATCTAATTTATTAGATGACGTCACAAACTGGTTGCGATATCCTAATCAGGGCATCTATGTAAATGACGTATTGGATGAATATGATATTACGGGTTCTCATATACCGTCATGGGTTTCAAAACCTGCAACCATGCTTACAAATGGAGATATTACTAGAAATGACTTTGCAAACATAATACAATATCTAAACACAATTCACGCGTTAAACTGACAATATCTGTAACGAATCGTCAAGATCTAATCTTAAACTGTTTTTAAACAATTCTCTGTTTTCTATCTTATATTTCAAGGAAGACACTACACCTAGTGGACAAAGCAATGGCGAATCATTCTCGTGACGGTCTAGTCTTATGTGAGTTAAATCTGAGAAATAAATCTGAAATAAAGTCTATTTTCATAGAATACCATCATGGTAAAACCATCCATGATTGATATAATGCCGTGGCTCCAACTTTGACTGTCAAATACACGTCAGATATAATTGAATTTTATAAAAAAGCATTTGCTGCTCTGGAAATAATGAGATTCCTAGGACCGGAATACTTTTCACAAGTATGACTCCAAGTTCAATAATTGAACCTTATAGGATTTGAGTTTTTGACTCAATGTAAAAAATACGAAAATATACCGTACAAATAAAGGGTGTCTTGTCCCGCAAACATTATAACATAATGATTGAAAAAATAAACATGAATTCCAAAGAACGGGAAAATAAAATCGCCTTTATGACTTGTGTTGAAGTGGTATTGATGAGAAGGGGAAACACCAATTATAATTTAGTTCTGGCTAAACTCCAATCATATCATAATTTTTGGATTTTTGAATGCATTGATCATCCAGAACACTTACGAGACATATTGAAAGAAGTATATCAAAATGAATATTATTCTATTGTGGATGAAATCCGAATGGAATCAGAAAGACTGGATGATATGGATGAAACCAAAGAAGCCTTTTTGAAAGTCATGCTCAGTTAATGTCAAGACAAAAACCAGTCCCGTATACCTGGGATGTAACATGATCTACAAATTAGTTCTCAAGTGATATGATACACAAATGGTACCAGGCCACAGATCTCACGTCTTGGATGTGTTCTTGCCAGAGCCAATTTAATAGGGACGGTGATGTAATAATAGTTGGAGAATTGGCATATGGTATACAATGTTGCCAAAAAGCATCCTCTGAATCATGTCTTAGGGTTTAGGATGGAATTTGTTGAATGTGGCAGATATAGTATCAAGATTGGTAGTGATATGATTTGCAAATAATTATGCTGAAAAAATCAAAAGTCTATAAAAGATGTAAAGCAGAATTTGAGGAAGAAAATGGTTATTTCATATGTGCATATTGTCTAAAACTGCTGGATGATTGGGAGTAGTAGGACTTGTCACTCAAAAGCGTCATTCCAAAAGAGATCAACGAACACCTCCGTCTTTATTCAAAAGAATCATGGGAAGTGCAATTTAAGGAAGAGTGTGGAGTGTGTGGAAATAAAATTGATGAATTTGGACTGTGTGGATGTGACATTGGGGGAGGGGATTGAGAATAGAATCATGTTTGTACCAACGAATGCCTGATAAGGAATCACCAAACTTTTGCAAAGGTATTTGCTGGTTTTGCCAAAATCGTTGTAATGCCGCTAGTTACACTCATGAAGCATGTATCATAGATTATTTTGGCAGACTAAAGAAAGACAAATTGATAAAAACATAGGGTATAAACTAGACTGACAATGCTTATTGGCTAGCAAGTCCTTATGGATATCATGGTGACAACACTTGAAAATCACCATTCTGAAATACTGTATGATATACAAGATGTGATGGATGATGCAAAAACCCGGGATTATGTTAAAGATATTTCCAGATCTGAGCACACTACAATAGCAAGCATCATGACACGAGATATCGTAACATTGGATCATACCAAAACTGCACATGATGCGATTATTGCCATGATGCAAAAAAGGACTGGAAGCATAATAATCACTGCATATGGAAAACCGTTTGGCATAGTTACAGAAAGGGATTTGGCACGTATAGTTGCAGCTGTGCATGTACCTGCCAGATGTCTGATCTTAAGTTATCTTGCATCAAGACCACTAATTTGTGCAAGTCCAACTCAAACAATTCAGGAAGCATCATATCTGATGGGAAAATATAACATAGATCATCTTCCAATATTGGAAAAAGACGAAATTGTTGGAATGGTTACGACCAGAGATCTTGCCATGTATTTGTTTTATGCTTGAGAGATCTTTCTAACTCTCTAATATCATTTGATGATAGTGCATCATAGGCTGGCGCTGCAAACATCTTTCCCGGTACGGGGAGTCAAGCGAGCTCTCACATTCAAATTATGTGTATATTTATAAATATTTAATAATATCTATTTTTCACGTGTTAGAAGAGGCCATGATTTGCTAAACCTGTTTCATATGAAACCCATGATAACTCCCTGGTGCCATCTTGTAATTATGTGTAAAACAACAAGTGTTACTAATAATGCAGCAAGAATAGCTTGACCATGAACTAGTCTACTGACAAATTTCAAATTTTTACCATATGTGAATCGAAGTAGTATACCACTAATCATTGATACAATCATGACTGTGACCATTGAGAGTGAGATATAGTCCAGTCCTCGGATGAGCATAAATCCATGTGATACCCCTGCAAGGAATCCTACTGAATTTAACATAATGTGAAAGTTCAATACAGGTTTGTACATAGGTGTCAAACTTTGTGATGTGGCAGAACGCCCGATTACTTTCATGACTGGAATTTTTCTTACCATTTTGAATATTACAAGAGAGAGATTTGCTGTCACCCCGCATCCAATAGCCAGCCAGCCAAGAGTTGCGGCTGTACTGAATACACTGTTATCATCAGCATAGGCTAGAATTGGCACGAATACCAGTGCTACTATCGCTAATGTTTTTAAGAAATGAATCGGAGAGAAAAATCGCATACAAATTACGCTAATTTTTTTATGGACTTTCTTCTTATTTTGTATACTTGCCAAATCGAATATCCAACTACAGCAAATATTGCAGATATGGTAACATACAATGTTAAACTAAAAATTGCCAGGATCGTTGTGCCTCCCTGATTGTCCCCTTGGTTTTCATATTGTGCAAGAGCTAGTGTTGGTGCGCTTGTGGCAAGTATGACAAGTATCATCAGTCCGTATAGACGCAATTTCATTGAATGAGTAATAAGTAAATTGGAATAAAACCGGTTCTACTATTTTCATTGATGAGAACGGTAGTTAGGCAATTAAATACAGAATTTGAACTAGAAACATGTCAAAACATCAATACCGATCAGAAATGGGTATAATATCGGATATTTTACGTGTTGTACTGGATTGTGATAGGCATGGTACAATAATATCCTCCATATCCAGAAGTGCAAATCTATCACATTATACAGCAATTGAAAAATGTCAAAAATTGATAGACTTTGGATTAATGAAGTCTACAAATGATGGGAGAACCCGTACTTTCACCATTACTGAAAAAGGAATACACTTTTTTCAAGAACTACAGAAATTCCTAGAAACTGTGCAGGAAATAAAAATAAGATATTGAATTGTTGCGAACAATGCTGGAAATGAGATATGATGAATGGTATGTTCATCTATAATCCATCCTATTATGTCAATAATGATGCCTATTTTTTTCCAAACTCTTGCCAGAGTCTAACTATCTTATCATTCATTTGAAGTCGTTCAATTTTATATGAAATCTTTCCATCCCTGAACTTGATCTCAATTTCGGAAACAAGTCCCTTGTAATAGCTTTCATCGAGTCCCTCTAAGGTTCTGATAACCTTGGTTTTCTTTATGATTTTCATATATTCTAAGAATTTTATTTTTCTGTAGCTTGTAGATAGTGGAATGTTAAGCTTTGTAGCAATCTCCTGTGTTGTCAACTCGTTATTTGTTAAAAGTATGATTATCTCTCTGCTATATTTATCCGCAAGTACTGATATGATGTCATCGTCGCTGTCCATTTCAACTTTTTTTGACTGCCCAAATCAGTGTGATGAATCCAGCGATCTCAAATGACTCCTCTATAATTTTCTGTAGATTTTCATCATTAAGAAATGAAAATGCCTCTTCGATTACTGTCTCTCCTACAACTAGAAGTGTGAAGCCGATTACTAAAAGAAGCATTGGCAGATATTTTGTTTTCTTGAATGCCTTTGCAGCAAATAAAACCAGGATGAAACCTACTATTAGATGTGCCACAAGTAGAACATAATGAGTAATCGATAAATCTACCATTTCTTATCACTTGTCCAAATGAGGTTTAGCACAATCGCAAAAACAAGTCCTGATGCTGAAAAATTTGTCATCTCTTCATCATAAATGGCATAACTTTCTGTTTTTAATTAATCTGTCCATTCTTATCACTGGGAATGGTAAGCAGACTCTTATGATGGAATAAGGAAAGTATGTGTCATGAACAAGAAGATTGCTGTTGGTGTGGGCATTGCAGTACTGACGATTGTCATAGCGGTAGTAGGCTTCAAGACAACTTTGGGTGATAAGGCAATGGGACTACCTGGAGAAGAAAATACAGAAAATGCATTGCATCTTCAAGAATCTAATGGAACCACTTCGTCCGCAAATACTACTAAATCCGCTGAATCTGCGTCTACAGAATCAAGCGAATCTGGACCATAGTAAAAAAGCTGAACCAAGTGAATATGCTGTTTATGCTGTCTAGTATTTTTTGACAAAATTTTATAAAAAGAGAATTGGCTTGACCTGACAACTTTTCTAAATGAATCTGTAGTTTCTAATGTGTGCCTGGTTTTATGACATTTGTACCAAGCAAAATTAAGATATTGTAAAAACAATGAAAAACCACCATGATTCCATGATGTGCTCTGGCAACTGTTTAACAATTGGTATTATTGTATAATTTTATGAAACCCTTTCAAAAGATCCTGTTTATTGATATTGCTGCTCTGGTTGGATGCTTTTTTCTGATCTGGATATTGTCTACAGGATTTAATTTTTTGATTCCAAACACCACATCTGACTATGTAAAATCATTACCGTTGGCATTGTTGTATACTACACTTGTAGGAATTCTTATTGTGTTGGGAACAGTGCTTTTATTTCTGCCACGGGCGAAAAAACAATGACTCTACACTGTCTTCAATACTTGCCCGTCTCTGTTGTTTCTATGATATCAGGGTGCTATTGGTATAGCTAGTCATCGTCCTCGTCATCATACTCAAACTCATATTCATTTGAATGTAACACAAATAATTTTCTGAACAAGGGCAATTTTTTCTCGTATAAAACAAAGGTCACAAGTTAATGGTAGTCAGTCTTTGATATTCCAACCTTTGGATCAATTAACTAATGCTGCCCATCGATTTTTTATTTGTACGATCATCTCATAGATTTTAACATAGATAAAGAAAGTTTGGATTTCATATAAAAACAGAAAAAAAATGAAATTCTACAACCCTTGTTTTTAATCGATGATATTTTTGATAAATTTTTTCTTTAGAAGGACTCTGTCAATGATCTAATTTGCTATTGTGTTGGCAGATGTTTACTAGTTTCTGATTTTGTTCAATCGGTGCACAAATTATAACAAGTATCAAGTTAGATGTTATAACAATGAATGCTCTGGCAGTTGGCTTGGTTCTTGGTTGCATTGTATTATCTGGAATTATACTTTACACATACATTCCAAAAACAACGACAAGTGCTGTGATCAGGCTAAGTGCAACTGTTGAGATAACTCCTGGTAATGTCAAGGTTCATACACAACAAGATCTCTAGAATATGGATATCGGTACATATTTCTTGACAATTCTACACTGGATAAATTCCTGTACTAAAGAATTCCATTGACAGCCTGAAACGCAAACCAATGACACCAATTTTGGAGTAAGTTTTACAACCTACACATCTTCAATGGAATTCAAATTGAACAATTTCTATTATTATGTTATCATAGAACAAATGATTCAGTCATAAACAAAGTAAACTGATGTCTTGTAATGGGAAATGCGATAGATGTGATTTGTCCAAATTAAAAAAGAAGATTTTGGGGATTTGTAATAAAGCCAAGATGCGAAAACTTTTAAAATTCTATCTTGTCTTTTTCATTGAGAAGAAACTTTTTTGACTTTCTTGCTCCTTTTAGATCAAACCAGCTTATTTTTAGGGTGACTTTTTTACCCTTGATCTCATCGATTGTTATCTTGTCGGCTGTCTTTACAAGCTCGCTTAATGTTTGATTTGGCATTTTTTTACTTGGTATTATTTTTCAATTTGATTCTTGGGACGAAATTTTGTACACATCTAGTTCAAAATATTCCACGCTGTAATTTTTTCAGGCAAGGCCATTTGCTGCGATCTGATCGATTAAGCTAGCTTTATGATAAATCAGCTACATTGTTGAGTATGCATAATATGCAAAAAGTGCCCTGACTCTATTTATGCTTCAAACCTCACAACTGGACAGAAATGTT
Coding sequences within:
- a CDS encoding cupredoxin domain-containing protein; translated protein: MSKPFGVLFGLLALVAILGVAPAFGQTANEIDMVKGAGASASAACVTANNCFSPNPLNVTPGTTVTWKNTDTVSHYVTSGKPSDETTGTVFDSGNLIKPGSTFQFTFANAGTYDYFCTVHPWMTGQVIVGAASTTPSTTTSNMTTTMSNMTTTPAANTTTTTTPAATTPTTTTPAANTTTTTTPSATTPAANTTTTTTPSATTTPSATTPETPQYSASPTTVSPSPGPTGDEVAAWVAGIVIFGIVSGIGIWTAVRRR
- a CDS encoding CBS domain-containing protein translates to MVTTLENHHSEILYDIQDVMDDAKTRDYVKDISRSEHTTIASIMTRDIVTLDHTKTAHDAIIAMMQKRTGSIIITAYGKPFGIVTERDLARIVAAVHVPARCLILSYLASRPLICASPTQTIQEASYLMGKYNIDHLPILEKDEIVGMVTTRDLAMYLFYA
- a CDS encoding winged helix-turn-helix domain-containing protein, with amino-acid sequence MSKHQYRSEMGIISDILRVVLDCDRHGTIISSISRSANLSHYTAIEKCQKLIDFGLMKSTNDGRTRTFTITEKGIHFFQELQKFLETVQEIKIRY
- a CDS encoding winged helix-turn-helix domain-containing protein, which codes for MDSDDDIISVLADKYSREIIILLTNNELTTQEIATKLNIPLSTSYRKIKFLEYMKIIKKTKVIRTLEGLDESYYKGLVSEIEIKFRDGKISYKIERLQMNDKIVRLWQEFGKK
- a CDS encoding DUF7521 family protein, producing the protein MVDLSITHYVLLVAHLIVGFILVLFAAKAFKKTKYLPMLLLVIGFTLLVVGETVIEEAFSFLNDENLQKIIEESFEIAGFITLIWAVKKS